One genomic region from Streptomyces sp. NBC_01431 encodes:
- a CDS encoding cytochrome ubiquinol oxidase subunit I: MLNTVDFLANSTPDQLLPARELMAFTLASHILLVPFGVALPFITLLMHHRGLRRNDAVALELARRWSAVMAVQFAIGIITGTVLSFEFGLLWPGMMGRWGDVFGLGFGVEAWAFFLEAVLIAIYLYGWRRLKPWTHFWLAVPLPPVALMGAFGIIAANSWMNTPQGFRLDAQGNPVDVDVRQAVFTPMFGPEYWHFVVAMLMTAGYVVAGVYAVGWLRGRRDRYHRLGFTVPFTVAAILTPIQFMLGDSAARAVFHKQPVKFAALEIVWKTDSHVPEYMFGRLNTNGIISGGLKIPQLDSILAGFKPSTQVIGLTSVPAADRPTAVQATIAHWAFDIMATIGSVLILLALWYAWSWWRHRDNPGSRWFYRCAALAGVACLFTVECGWITTEVGRQPWIVYQYMKVSEAVTSTRAGSLWAMLGIVIVVYVVVFGSFLAVVLKMRTRWRMTDEGAAAARAELPPETDTPYGPRSEPEPTTAGTVPGGGSDHTPGGAS, from the coding sequence ATGCTCAACACCGTCGACTTTCTGGCGAACAGCACCCCGGACCAACTCCTGCCGGCACGAGAGTTGATGGCCTTCACCCTGGCCTCACACATCCTGCTGGTCCCGTTCGGTGTGGCACTGCCGTTCATCACCCTGCTGATGCACCACCGGGGGCTGCGACGCAACGACGCCGTCGCTCTCGAGCTCGCGCGACGCTGGTCGGCGGTGATGGCCGTTCAGTTCGCCATCGGCATCATCACCGGCACCGTGCTGTCCTTCGAGTTCGGTCTGCTGTGGCCCGGCATGATGGGCCGCTGGGGAGACGTCTTCGGTCTCGGGTTCGGCGTCGAGGCGTGGGCATTTTTCCTGGAGGCCGTCCTGATCGCGATCTACCTCTACGGCTGGCGCCGGCTCAAGCCCTGGACCCACTTCTGGCTGGCCGTGCCGCTGCCGCCGGTCGCCCTGATGGGGGCGTTCGGCATCATCGCGGCCAACTCCTGGATGAACACCCCGCAGGGGTTCCGCCTGGACGCCCAGGGCAATCCCGTCGACGTCGACGTGCGGCAGGCGGTCTTCACACCGATGTTCGGCCCGGAGTACTGGCACTTCGTGGTCGCGATGCTCATGACCGCCGGCTACGTGGTCGCCGGTGTCTACGCGGTCGGCTGGCTGCGCGGGCGCCGTGACCGCTACCACCGGCTCGGCTTCACCGTGCCGTTCACCGTCGCCGCGATCCTCACCCCGATCCAGTTCATGCTCGGCGACTCCGCCGCTCGCGCCGTCTTCCACAAGCAGCCGGTCAAGTTCGCCGCCCTGGAGATCGTCTGGAAGACCGACTCCCATGTGCCCGAGTACATGTTCGGGCGGCTGAACACCAACGGCATCATCTCCGGCGGACTCAAGATCCCCCAGCTGGACTCGATCCTCGCCGGCTTCAAGCCCAGCACCCAGGTGATCGGGCTGACGTCGGTGCCGGCCGCCGACCGCCCCACCGCCGTCCAGGCCACCATCGCCCACTGGGCCTTCGACATCATGGCCACCATCGGCAGCGTGCTCATCCTGCTCGCGCTCTGGTACGCCTGGTCCTGGTGGCGGCACCGGGACAACCCCGGCAGCCGTTGGTTCTACCGCTGTGCCGCGCTCGCGGGAGTCGCCTGCCTGTTCACCGTCGAGTGCGGGTGGATCACCACGGAGGTCGGCCGTCAGCCCTGGATCGTCTACCAGTACATGAAGGTCTCGGAGGCGGTGACCAGCACCCGTGCCGGATCGCTGTGGGCGATGCTCGGCATCGTCATCGTCGTGTACGTGGTCGTTTTCGGCTCGTTCCTCGCGGTCGTCCTGAAGATGCGTACCCGCTGGCGCATGACCGACGAGGGCGCGGCCGCCGCGCGCGCCGAACTGCCGCCGGAGACCGACACCCCCTACGGGCCCCGAAGCGAGCCCGAGCCAACAACCGCCGGCACCGTGCCCGGTGGCGGATCCGACCACACCCCTGGCGGTGCGTCGTAA
- a CDS encoding NAD(P)/FAD-dependent oxidoreductase, producing the protein MEDHVTPRRVVVLGGGFAGLFAARAMRRSPVAVTVVDRRAHHLFQPLLYQCASGILSEGQIAQPLRGVLRRHHNVSCVLAEATDVDAGARLVHARRPEGGTVVLPYDELIVAVGMRQSYFGHNEFAAHAPGMKTLDDALDIRRRIYRAFEMAETAADDRERQQWLTFALVGAGPTGAELAGQIREIAGHTLEREFRTIDSAKARVLLFEGSDAVLGAFGPRLAHRAARTLQGLGVELHLGTMVTDIDAHGLTVKDRDGKATRFDARTVLWTAGVEAPPIAAALARATGAEQDRAGRILVEPDLTIPGHPEIRVTGDVMSLNKLPGLAEVAMQSGAYAGRSVRHAVEGRTKKPKPFKYVDLGSAAYIARGRAVVKAGPLHLSGFTGWLAWLFIHLAFLTGFRSRLGAVLSWSVAFATGSRRERAFTMPDTGVSAARAGGPEAPPPP; encoded by the coding sequence GTGGAGGATCACGTCACGCCCCGCCGGGTGGTCGTCCTCGGCGGAGGGTTCGCAGGGCTGTTCGCCGCCCGCGCAATGCGGAGGTCACCGGTGGCGGTAACCGTGGTCGACCGCCGAGCCCACCACCTCTTTCAACCGCTGCTGTACCAGTGCGCCTCCGGGATCCTGTCCGAGGGACAGATCGCACAGCCGCTGCGCGGGGTCCTGCGACGCCACCACAACGTGAGCTGCGTGCTCGCCGAGGCCACGGACGTGGATGCCGGCGCTCGGCTGGTCCACGCCCGGCGACCCGAGGGCGGAACCGTCGTGCTGCCGTACGACGAACTGATCGTCGCGGTGGGTATGCGTCAGTCCTACTTCGGGCACAACGAGTTCGCTGCGCACGCCCCCGGCATGAAGACCCTGGACGACGCGCTCGACATCCGCCGACGTATCTACCGGGCGTTCGAGATGGCCGAAACGGCCGCGGACGACCGGGAACGGCAGCAATGGCTCACCTTCGCGCTCGTCGGCGCCGGACCGACCGGTGCCGAACTCGCGGGACAGATCCGGGAGATCGCCGGCCACACGCTCGAGCGGGAGTTCCGGACGATTGATTCCGCCAAGGCCCGGGTGCTGCTTTTCGAGGGGTCCGACGCGGTGCTGGGTGCGTTCGGTCCTCGACTGGCCCACCGTGCGGCCCGAACCCTGCAGGGTCTCGGTGTGGAGCTCCACCTCGGCACGATGGTCACCGACATCGATGCTCACGGCCTGACCGTGAAAGACCGTGACGGCAAGGCGACCCGGTTCGACGCACGCACCGTCCTGTGGACGGCGGGGGTCGAGGCGCCGCCCATCGCAGCCGCGCTGGCCCGGGCAACCGGTGCCGAACAGGACCGGGCCGGACGCATCCTCGTCGAACCCGACCTCACCATCCCGGGCCATCCGGAGATCCGCGTCACGGGCGACGTGATGAGCTTGAACAAGCTGCCGGGTCTGGCCGAGGTCGCCATGCAGTCGGGTGCGTACGCGGGCCGGAGCGTGCGCCACGCCGTCGAAGGCAGGACGAAGAAACCGAAGCCCTTCAAGTACGTGGATCTCGGCAGCGCCGCCTACATCGCCCGCGGCCGGGCCGTGGTCAAGGCCGGCCCGCTGCATCTGTCGGGTTTCACCGGCTGGCTGGCCTGGCTCTTCATCCACCTGGCCTTCCTCACCGGCTTCCGCAGCAGGCTGGGAGCGGTGCTCAGCTGGTCCGTCGCCTTCGCCACCGGCTCGCGCCGCGAACGCGCCTTCACCATGCCCGACACCGGCGTGTCGGCGGCCCGGGCGGGCGGCCCGGAGGCACCTCCGCCTCCCTGA
- a CDS encoding SDR family oxidoreductase, which translates to MPGQLLRGQKALVTGANSGIGLATAIALGRAGADVVVNYVVGAHEAENVVKEIEGFGARAYAHEADVSDEDQVNAMVARMVEEFGTIDIMVANAGLQRDAALTEMTLAQWQKVIDVNLTGQFLCAREAAKEFMRRGVVEEVSRSAGKIICMSSVHQVVPWSGHVNYASSKGGVGMLMQTLAQELAPHRIRVNAVAPGAIRTPINRDAWSTPEAEADLLRLIPYRRVGDPDDIANAVVAMASDLLDYVVGTTLYVDGGMTLFPGFATGG; encoded by the coding sequence ATGCCCGGGCAGCTTCTCAGGGGCCAGAAGGCGCTGGTGACCGGTGCCAACTCGGGCATCGGCCTTGCGACCGCCATCGCCCTGGGCCGGGCCGGAGCGGACGTAGTGGTGAACTACGTAGTCGGTGCGCACGAGGCAGAGAACGTCGTGAAGGAGATCGAGGGCTTCGGGGCCCGCGCCTACGCCCACGAGGCCGACGTGTCCGACGAGGACCAGGTGAACGCCATGGTCGCGCGGATGGTCGAGGAGTTCGGCACCATCGACATCATGGTGGCCAACGCGGGCCTGCAGCGGGACGCGGCCCTCACGGAGATGACGCTCGCCCAGTGGCAGAAGGTCATCGACGTCAACCTGACGGGCCAGTTCCTGTGCGCGCGGGAGGCCGCCAAGGAGTTCATGCGGCGCGGTGTGGTGGAGGAGGTCTCCCGTTCGGCGGGCAAGATCATCTGTATGAGCTCGGTCCACCAGGTCGTCCCGTGGTCGGGGCACGTGAACTACGCCTCCTCCAAGGGCGGTGTGGGCATGCTGATGCAGACCCTCGCGCAGGAGCTGGCCCCACATCGAATCAGGGTCAACGCGGTCGCGCCCGGCGCCATCCGCACGCCGATCAACCGCGATGCCTGGTCCACCCCCGAAGCCGAGGCCGACCTCCTGCGGCTGATCCCGTACCGCCGCGTGGGCGACCCGGACGACATCGCCAACGCCGTCGTCGCCATGGCGTCCGACCTGCTCGACTACGTCGTCGGGACCACCCTCTACGTCGACGGGGGAATGACGCTCTTTCCCGGCTTCGCCACCGGAGGCTGA
- a CDS encoding transglycosylase SLT domain-containing protein → MPRPSLFPSEGLFVSNAVIRRIAASKKTLAGAVVAVGAAGSLFATVPAQAAPVNAKAIAQQMIKDPAQFAAFSKIVSHESGWNHTATNSSSGAYGLVQALPASKMASAGADWKTNPATQIKWGLDYMNSRYGSPVGAWNFWQAHHWY, encoded by the coding sequence ATGCCGCGACCGTCCCTGTTCCCTTCGGAAGGCCTCTTCGTGTCCAACGCAGTCATCCGCCGCATCGCCGCCTCCAAGAAGACCCTCGCGGGCGCCGTCGTCGCCGTCGGCGCCGCCGGTTCCCTGTTCGCCACGGTTCCCGCCCAGGCGGCCCCGGTGAACGCCAAGGCGATCGCTCAGCAGATGATCAAGGACCCGGCGCAGTTCGCGGCCTTCAGTAAGATCGTCTCCCACGAGAGCGGCTGGAACCACACCGCCACGAACTCCTCCTCCGGGGCGTACGGCCTGGTCCAGGCCCTGCCGGCGTCGAAGATGGCGTCCGCCGGCGCGGACTGGAAGACCAACCCGGCCACGCAGATCAAGTGGGGTCTGGACTACATGAACTCCCGCTACGGCAGCCCGGTCGGCGCCTGGAACTTCTGGCAGGCCCACCACTGGTACTGA
- a CDS encoding DUF2399 domain-containing protein, producing the protein MHPLQCSGPLLSCENSRRTLAEPRRNLGDFDWGGLRIAATLLRHVPWQPWHCTAADYRMAAATATTPVPLSGPPAESPWEPGLARALTDIGHRVEEEAVLGTLLADLG; encoded by the coding sequence TTGCATCCGCTACAGTGCTCCGGACCGCTCCTGAGCTGCGAGAACTCCCGTCGAACGCTCGCGGAGCCCCGGAGAAACCTGGGCGACTTCGACTGGGGCGGCCTGCGCATCGCCGCCACCCTGCTGCGCCACGTGCCCTGGCAGCCATGGCACTGCACGGCCGCCGACTACCGAATGGCAGCCGCCACCGCCACAACACCCGTTCCCCTGTCCGGCCCCCCTGCCGAATCCCCCTGGGAGCCCGGCCTTGCCCGCGCCCTCACCGACATCGGCCACCGCGTCGAGGAGGAGGCGGTGCTGGGCACGCTCCTCGCCGACCTGGGGTGA
- a CDS encoding VOC family protein: MPATFDHTIIAAKDRGESARFHRELLELSQAPSWGPFTNIQFTDGVLLQFAEPPVEIQMQHYAFLLDDELFDRAYQRLCERGIEHWADPQMRRSDEINTEHGGRGVYFKDPAGHAIELITRPYL; encoded by the coding sequence ATGCCAGCCACCTTCGACCACACCATCATCGCCGCCAAGGACCGCGGCGAGTCGGCTCGGTTCCACCGTGAGCTCTTGGAGCTTTCCCAGGCGCCGTCCTGGGGCCCGTTCACCAACATCCAGTTCACCGACGGCGTGCTTCTTCAGTTCGCCGAGCCGCCGGTGGAGATCCAGATGCAGCACTACGCGTTCCTCCTCGACGACGAGCTGTTCGATCGGGCGTACCAGCGACTGTGCGAGCGCGGCATCGAGCACTGGGCCGATCCGCAGATGCGGCGCTCGGACGAGATCAACACCGAGCACGGCGGTAGAGGGGTGTACTTCAAGGACCCCGCCGGTCACGCGATCGAGTTGATCACCCGACCGTACCTGTAA
- a CDS encoding RNA polymerase sigma-70 factor has translation MALIMSDVDRFEAARPRLETIAYRLLGSASEAEDAVQETFLRWQAADVERIEVPEAWLTKVLTNYCLNQLSSARARRETYVGRWLPEPLLAGDPMLGPADTVEQRESVSYAVLVLLERLSPNERAVYVLREAFDYPHREIAAILDISEAASQQIYHRAKKHVADGEARTDIDKGAARRIVEEFLTAATSGRTEPLVRLLTQEAVAVGDGGGKVPARAKAFEGALAVATFLRGMFKPSDAKRAHIGGVPDIYATTANGEPAIVAIVDGRVVGVICLEVTAEGIVAVRSQVNPDKLTRANERWAAGDHEEAPLYTL, from the coding sequence ATGGCGCTGATCATGAGTGACGTGGACCGGTTCGAGGCCGCCAGGCCCCGGCTGGAGACCATCGCCTACCGGCTGCTCGGCTCGGCGAGCGAGGCGGAGGATGCCGTGCAGGAGACGTTCCTGCGCTGGCAGGCGGCCGACGTCGAGCGGATCGAGGTGCCCGAGGCCTGGCTCACCAAGGTCCTCACCAACTACTGCCTCAACCAGCTGAGTTCGGCACGCGCCCGGCGCGAGACGTACGTGGGACGCTGGCTCCCCGAGCCGCTGCTCGCGGGGGACCCGATGCTGGGCCCGGCCGACACCGTCGAGCAGCGCGAGTCGGTGTCGTACGCCGTCCTCGTCCTGCTGGAACGCCTCTCACCCAACGAGCGGGCGGTGTACGTGCTGCGGGAGGCGTTCGACTACCCGCACCGGGAGATCGCCGCGATCCTGGACATCTCCGAAGCGGCCAGCCAGCAGATCTACCACCGGGCCAAGAAGCACGTCGCGGACGGCGAGGCCCGCACCGACATCGACAAGGGTGCCGCCCGGCGCATCGTCGAGGAATTCCTGACGGCGGCGACCAGCGGGCGCACCGAGCCCCTCGTACGCCTGCTCACCCAGGAGGCCGTCGCGGTCGGCGACGGCGGCGGCAAGGTCCCGGCCCGCGCGAAGGCGTTCGAGGGGGCGCTCGCGGTCGCCACGTTCCTGCGCGGCATGTTCAAGCCCAGCGACGCCAAGCGGGCCCACATCGGCGGCGTACCCGACATCTACGCCACGACGGCCAACGGCGAGCCTGCCATCGTCGCGATCGTCGACGGCAGGGTGGTCGGGGTCATCTGCCTGGAGGTCACCGCGGAGGGCATCGTGGCGGTGCGCAGCCAGGTCAACCCCGACAAGCTCACCCGGGCGAACGAGCGGTGGGCCGCCGGGGACCACGAGGAGGCCCCGCTCTACACCCTCTGA
- a CDS encoding NAD(P)/FAD-dependent oxidoreductase translates to MQHRIVVLGAGYAGATAAGRLAKRLHREDIAITLVNPEPDFVERVRLHQLATGQDLKPRLFSEMFAGTGVELKLAKVTGLDVDRKTVTVDSADALGREELAYDTLVYALGSGWNDGGVPGTAEHAHEISSRPGALRLRERLAALESGRPVLVVGGGLTGLEAATEIAEARPDLDVALAAHGVLGDWLSEKGHAHLRKVVAKLGITVHEHAAVDAVKADRVTTADGRTIPAEVTVWTTGFAVHPIAGATALELSGRGQIVVDATMRSVSHPDVYAVGDAAMAMGPQDKPLRMSCASGVPMAWQAADAIAARLTDTKVPQVSIRYFQQCVSLGRKEGLIQFVTADDRAVDRALTGRVAAIYKELICKGAAWGVANPTAGMPTRRRRVAGQESESRVQAEASA, encoded by the coding sequence ATGCAGCACCGCATCGTCGTCCTCGGAGCCGGCTACGCCGGCGCCACCGCCGCCGGCCGCCTCGCCAAGCGGCTGCATCGCGAGGACATCGCCATCACCCTCGTCAACCCCGAGCCCGACTTCGTGGAGCGCGTCCGGCTGCACCAGCTCGCGACCGGCCAGGACCTCAAGCCCCGGCTGTTCAGCGAGATGTTCGCGGGCACGGGCGTGGAGCTGAAGCTCGCGAAGGTCACCGGCCTGGACGTGGACCGCAAGACGGTGACGGTTGACTCGGCGGACGCCCTCGGGCGCGAGGAACTGGCCTACGACACCCTGGTCTACGCCCTCGGCAGCGGCTGGAACGACGGAGGCGTCCCCGGCACCGCCGAACACGCCCACGAGATCTCCAGCCGCCCCGGCGCCCTGCGCCTGCGCGAGCGCCTCGCCGCCCTGGAGTCCGGTCGGCCAGTGCTCGTGGTCGGCGGCGGCCTGACCGGCCTGGAGGCGGCGACGGAGATCGCCGAGGCCCGCCCGGACCTCGACGTTGCCCTGGCCGCCCACGGCGTACTGGGCGACTGGCTCTCGGAGAAGGGCCACGCCCACCTCCGCAAGGTGGTGGCCAAGCTCGGCATCACGGTCCACGAGCACGCGGCGGTCGACGCCGTGAAGGCGGACCGCGTCACGACCGCCGACGGCCGGACCATCCCCGCCGAGGTGACCGTCTGGACGACCGGATTCGCGGTCCACCCGATCGCCGGTGCCACCGCCCTGGAGCTCAGCGGCCGCGGCCAGATCGTGGTCGACGCGACGATGCGCTCGGTCTCCCATCCGGACGTGTACGCCGTGGGCGACGCGGCGATGGCGATGGGCCCCCAGGACAAGCCGCTGCGGATGTCGTGCGCCTCGGGCGTCCCCATGGCCTGGCAGGCCGCCGACGCCATCGCCGCCCGCCTCACCGACACCAAGGTCCCCCAGGTCTCCATCCGCTACTTCCAGCAGTGCGTCTCCCTCGGCCGCAAGGAAGGCCTGATCCAGTTCGTCACCGCCGACGACCGAGCGGTCGACCGCGCCTTGACGGGCCGCGTGGCGGCCATCTACAAGGAGCTGATTTGCAAGGGCGCGGCCTGGGGCGTCGCCAACCCGACGGCGGGCATGCCGACAAGGCGCCGCCGGGTTGCAGGCCAGGAGAGCGAGAGTCGCGTACAGGCGGAGGCGTCGGCCTGA
- a CDS encoding PP2C family protein-serine/threonine phosphatase → MALRAWRVFWRGWQPGHAPALVVIPLGLIVAVCAVDVLAPPRIHLGPLLVAAPAITVAFAGARVTALMGALAVTAQVLIGVLREGLSSANIQAQITALVVVSAVCAGICVVRDRSERQLYRVRSVAEAAQSVLLQPLPARSGPLRISGLYVPAEEEADLGGDLYAAARTDHHSTRLLIGDVRGNGLASISNSALLLGAFRAAAHRQATLPRLAVHLDAAFRWDTSQWRSPSEEDTDEDFATAILLDIPDDEPVVHLINCGHPPPLLLRGTHVTPLTPEVSHLPIGLGGAFGIAAYDVQTFPFEVGDLLLLYTDGVIEARNTGGLFYPFSERAPAWARDDPDELLRALHDDLLAHVHGHLDDDAAAVAIRRLAL, encoded by the coding sequence ATGGCCTTGCGAGCGTGGCGGGTGTTTTGGCGTGGCTGGCAGCCGGGTCACGCGCCCGCGCTGGTGGTGATCCCTCTGGGGCTGATCGTCGCGGTCTGCGCGGTCGATGTGCTGGCTCCGCCGCGCATTCATCTCGGGCCCCTGCTGGTGGCGGCACCGGCGATCACGGTGGCGTTCGCGGGCGCCCGCGTCACGGCGCTGATGGGGGCGCTCGCCGTGACGGCGCAGGTGCTGATCGGTGTGCTGAGGGAGGGTTTGTCCTCCGCCAATATCCAGGCTCAGATCACCGCTCTGGTCGTTGTCTCGGCCGTGTGTGCCGGCATCTGCGTGGTGCGGGACCGGAGTGAGCGCCAGTTGTACCGGGTGCGGTCCGTCGCAGAGGCAGCGCAGAGTGTGCTGCTGCAGCCATTGCCAGCCCGCTCCGGTCCGCTGCGGATTTCCGGGCTGTACGTCCCCGCCGAGGAAGAAGCCGACCTGGGTGGAGATCTGTACGCGGCAGCGCGGACCGACCACCACAGCACCAGGCTCCTCATCGGTGATGTGCGCGGCAATGGCCTGGCCTCGATCAGCAACTCCGCCCTATTGCTCGGCGCCTTCCGCGCGGCCGCCCATCGGCAGGCCACCCTGCCTCGCCTCGCCGTTCACCTGGACGCCGCGTTCCGCTGGGACACCAGTCAGTGGCGGTCACCGTCGGAGGAGGACACCGACGAGGACTTCGCCACCGCGATCCTGCTGGACATTCCCGACGACGAGCCGGTCGTTCACCTCATCAACTGCGGCCACCCACCGCCGCTGCTCCTGCGCGGCACTCACGTCACTCCCCTCACGCCGGAGGTGAGCCACCTCCCGATCGGGCTCGGCGGCGCCTTCGGTATCGCCGCCTACGATGTCCAGACGTTCCCGTTCGAGGTCGGCGACCTGCTTCTCCTCTATACGGACGGCGTCATCGAAGCGCGCAACACCGGCGGGCTCTTCTACCCGTTCAGCGAACGGGCGCCCGCATGGGCCAGGGACGACCCGGACGAGCTCCTGCGTGCTCTCCACGACGACCTGCTGGCTCACGTCCACGGACACCTCGACGACGACGCGGCCGCGGTCGCGATCCGCCGCCTGGCCCTCTGA
- a CDS encoding DUF1152 domain-containing protein — protein sequence MISLGEPAFFTRLHDARRVLIAGAGGGFDVYAGLPLALALRSAGKEVHLANLSFADLYGLDLDVWVDQDVAAVGPDTPLRGDYFPERTLAQWLATQDLPPTVYAFPSIGVGPLRAAYRTLIKHLGGVDAVVLVDGGTDILMRGDEHGLGTPEEDMASLAAVSRLDEVPHRLVACLGFGVDAYHGVNHSLVLENLAALDRDGSYLGAFSLLGAGREGALYLDAVAHAQRHTASHPSIVNGSVASAVRGDFGNVRFTERTKDSELFINPLMALYFCVDLPGLARRNLYLGLLERTYLMRQVSSVIEEFRTSLPRQRPPRTFPH from the coding sequence GTGATCTCTCTGGGGGAACCCGCCTTCTTCACTCGCCTGCACGACGCGCGACGGGTGCTTATCGCCGGTGCGGGCGGCGGCTTCGACGTGTACGCCGGGCTGCCGCTCGCACTCGCGCTGCGGTCGGCGGGCAAGGAGGTGCACCTCGCCAACCTGTCCTTCGCCGACTTGTACGGCCTGGACCTCGATGTGTGGGTGGACCAGGACGTCGCGGCCGTCGGGCCCGACACCCCCCTGCGCGGCGACTACTTCCCTGAACGGACGCTCGCCCAGTGGCTCGCGACGCAGGACCTGCCGCCGACCGTGTACGCGTTCCCGAGCATCGGGGTCGGGCCGCTACGGGCGGCCTACCGGACGCTAATCAAGCATCTCGGCGGTGTCGACGCGGTCGTGCTGGTGGACGGCGGTACCGACATCCTGATGCGCGGCGACGAGCACGGTCTCGGCACCCCGGAGGAGGACATGGCGAGCCTGGCCGCCGTGAGCAGGCTCGACGAGGTCCCGCACCGGCTGGTGGCCTGCCTCGGCTTCGGGGTGGACGCGTATCACGGCGTGAACCACTCGCTCGTGCTGGAGAACCTGGCTGCCCTGGACCGGGATGGCTCCTATCTCGGCGCGTTCTCGCTGCTCGGGGCCGGGCGGGAGGGCGCGCTGTATCTCGACGCGGTGGCGCACGCCCAGCGCCACACCGCGAGCCACCCGAGCATCGTGAACGGATCCGTGGCCTCCGCCGTGCGTGGTGACTTCGGCAACGTCCGGTTCACGGAAAGGACCAAGGACAGCGAGTTGTTCATCAACCCACTGATGGCGCTGTACTTCTGTGTGGACCTGCCCGGACTGGCCCGCCGCAATCTCTACCTCGGCCTGCTGGAACGGACTTACTTGATGCGGCAGGTGAGTTCCGTGATCGAGGAGTTCCGCACCTCGCTGCCCCGTCAGCGTCCGCCTCGGACATTCCCGCACTGA
- a CDS encoding IS1182 family transposase has translation MSLRPRSGEHVPSLTARIAQASNPGGTTAIWVRDRLDGLWHDEDFADWYPRDGRPGLSPAQLATVCVLQFLLGLSDRQAAEAVRCRIDFKYAMAMELDDPGFHHSVLADFRDRLAEDGRADHLLDLALARLKEAGLVRERTTQRTDSPHVLAAVRDLTRLELITEAVRAALEEVAGISPHLLDELVDEDWGLRHGRPVRLGKNPTKPVTRIHATGNDAVRLLEHLYRHGADRVSGPRVQSLRQIVMQNYHRDAAGHLRWRTAEKEGGAGLPPSSRAIVSPYDISARYARHGHIISWKGFAAHLTETCAPDGPNVITDVATTAATTHDSQVLPGIHTRLSRRGLLPAEHLVDAGYTSLPHLEHAAREHQVTVSGPLKSNPTRQHRRNEGFARDDFHIDFDRQQVTCPQGQVSAGWHGPYPTSSPTAAPLIVARFTKSQCRPCPARTQCTSTADSARTVGFPPRELRNLQLRVRAEQQTPEWKTRYAVRSGVEGTANEFAHGHGMRRCRYRGQGKVHVQHVLTAIAVNIERLSGLPTAKEAPRPRQPTAFQNYLDQREIPRPTSWRNLGS, from the coding sequence TTGTCTCTGCGCCCCCGTTCCGGTGAGCACGTTCCGTCTCTGACCGCGCGGATCGCGCAGGCGAGCAACCCGGGTGGCACGACGGCGATATGGGTGCGAGACCGGCTGGATGGGCTGTGGCACGACGAGGACTTCGCGGACTGGTACCCCAGGGACGGACGTCCGGGGCTCTCGCCCGCTCAGCTGGCCACCGTCTGCGTACTGCAGTTCCTGCTCGGCCTGTCGGACCGGCAGGCCGCCGAAGCGGTCCGCTGCCGCATCGACTTCAAATATGCGATGGCCATGGAGCTGGACGATCCCGGGTTCCACCACAGCGTGCTGGCAGACTTCCGCGATCGTCTCGCTGAGGACGGCCGTGCCGACCACCTCCTGGACCTCGCGCTGGCCCGGCTCAAGGAGGCCGGCCTGGTGCGCGAGCGCACCACGCAGCGCACCGACTCCCCCCACGTCCTGGCCGCGGTGCGTGACCTGACCCGCCTGGAATTGATCACCGAGGCGGTCCGCGCCGCACTCGAAGAGGTTGCAGGCATCTCCCCTCATCTGCTCGACGAGCTGGTCGATGAGGACTGGGGGCTCCGCCACGGTCGGCCGGTCCGTCTGGGGAAGAACCCCACCAAGCCCGTGACCAGGATCCATGCCACCGGAAACGACGCAGTCCGGCTCCTGGAGCACCTCTACCGTCACGGAGCGGACCGCGTGTCCGGTCCTCGTGTCCAGTCTCTGCGGCAGATCGTGATGCAGAACTACCACCGCGATGCTGCTGGACACCTTCGCTGGCGCACCGCCGAGAAAGAAGGCGGGGCGGGACTGCCGCCGTCGTCGAGGGCGATCGTCTCGCCCTACGACATCTCGGCCCGCTATGCACGGCACGGGCACATCATCAGCTGGAAGGGGTTCGCCGCTCATCTGACCGAGACCTGTGCTCCCGACGGCCCCAACGTGATCACGGATGTCGCGACCACTGCGGCCACCACCCACGACAGCCAGGTCCTGCCCGGCATCCACACCCGCCTGTCCCGCCGCGGACTGCTGCCCGCCGAGCACCTGGTCGACGCCGGCTATACCTCCCTGCCCCACCTGGAACATGCCGCCCGGGAACACCAGGTCACCGTCTCCGGGCCGCTGAAGAGCAACCCCACCCGCCAACATCGCCGCAACGAGGGCTTCGCCCGGGACGACTTCCATATCGACTTCGACCGCCAGCAGGTCACCTGTCCCCAGGGGCAGGTGAGCGCGGGCTGGCACGGCCCCTACCCGACCTCCTCGCCCACCGCGGCCCCGCTGATCGTGGCACGGTTCACCAAGAGCCAGTGCCGTCCCTGCCCAGCCCGCACCCAGTGCACCAGCACCGCCGACAGCGCCCGCACCGTGGGCTTTCCCCCGCGCGAGCTCCGTAACCTGCAACTCCGTGTCCGCGCCGAGCAACAGACACCCGAGTGGAAGACCCGCTATGCAGTCCGCTCCGGAGTGGAGGGCACAGCCAACGAGTTCGCCCATGGACACGGCATGCGGCGCTGCCGCTACCGGGGACAGGGAAAGGTCCACGTCCAGCACGTCCTGACGGCCATCGCCGTCAACATCGAGCGCCTCAGCGGACTACCAACCGCCAAGGAAGCCCCCAGGCCCCGCCAGCCGACGGCCTTTCAGAACTACCTCGACCAGCGCGAGATACCTCGCCCGACGTCCTGGCGAAACCTGGGCAGTTGA